Proteins co-encoded in one Armatimonadota bacterium genomic window:
- the trpC gene encoding indole-3-glycerol phosphate synthase TrpC, with amino-acid sequence MTVLDEILAHKRAEVAARQAAVPLAAVRAAAAAAAPPRDFARAVAGPPVRIVAEVKRASPARGVIRDDTDPVAVARAYEAAGADAVSVLADARYFRGAPADVAAVRAAVGLPVLYKEFVVDPYQVYEARAAGADAVLLIAGAVPQATLAALVALAEALGLAALVEIDGEAALADALAAGARIVGINNRNLRTFAVDLATTARLRPQIPPGRLVVSESGIATPEDLRRVAAAGVDAVLVGTALMASPDPGAALARLRAAVDAVR; translated from the coding sequence ATGACGGTGCTGGACGAGATCCTGGCCCACAAGCGCGCGGAGGTCGCCGCACGCCAGGCGGCAGTGCCGCTGGCGGCGGTGCGGGCTGCGGCGGCGGCGGCCGCACCGCCCCGCGACTTCGCGCGTGCCGTGGCCGGCCCGCCGGTACGCATCGTCGCCGAGGTGAAGCGGGCGTCACCCGCGCGCGGCGTGATCCGCGACGACACCGATCCCGTAGCGGTGGCGCGCGCCTACGAGGCGGCGGGCGCGGATGCGGTCTCGGTGCTGGCCGATGCCCGCTACTTCCGGGGCGCACCAGCCGACGTGGCCGCTGTGCGCGCCGCCGTGGGGCTGCCGGTCCTGTACAAGGAGTTCGTCGTGGATCCCTATCAGGTCTACGAGGCCCGCGCAGCGGGCGCCGACGCCGTGCTGCTGATCGCCGGGGCCGTCCCGCAGGCGACGCTTGCGGCCCTCGTGGCGCTGGCCGAGGCCCTCGGGCTGGCGGCGCTGGTCGAGATCGACGGCGAGGCGGCGCTGGCCGACGCCCTGGCCGCGGGCGCGCGCATCGTGGGAATCAACAACCGCAACCTGCGCACCTTTGCCGTGGACCTGGCGACCACCGCGCGGCTGCGACCGCAGATCCCTCCTGGGCGGCTCGTCGTCAGCGAGAGCGGCATCGCCACGCCCGAGGATCTTCGGCGGGTGGCCGCAGCTGGGGTCGATGCCGTGCTAGTGGGTACAGCCCTGATGGCCAGCCCGGACCCAGGGGCCGCGCTGGCCCGGCTGCGGGCTGCGGTGGATGCTGTCAGGTGA
- the trpS gene encoding tryptophan--tRNA ligase, giving the protein MKKGRLLTGDRPTGKLHLGHYVGTLANRVKLQDEYECFFLLADYHILTTRLERLDEIEENIREIVLDYLSVGIDPERSTIFLQSGVPQIPELALIFSMLVTVPRLQRVPTLKEVMRDLHIAQPSAGLLNYPVLQAADILSVKGEIVPVGKDQASHLELTRELARRFNDTFAPVFPEPATLIGEVGTLPGTDGKAKMSKSLGNVIYLSDDPETVTQRVMRMYTDPKRIHPTDPGTVEGNPVFIYHDAFNADREEVEELKRRYRAGKVGDVEVKQRLARALNAFLDPIRERRARYAARPGLVEEIVVEGTRRAREIAGQTLAEAKEAMKMVYFRAVRPRA; this is encoded by the coding sequence ATGAAGAAAGGGCGACTGCTGACCGGGGACCGGCCGACCGGCAAGCTCCACCTGGGCCACTACGTGGGCACGCTCGCCAACCGGGTGAAGCTCCAGGACGAGTACGAGTGCTTCTTCCTGCTGGCCGACTACCACATCCTCACGACGCGGCTCGAGCGGCTCGACGAGATCGAGGAGAACATCCGGGAGATCGTGCTGGACTACCTGAGCGTGGGCATCGACCCCGAGCGGTCCACGATCTTCCTGCAGTCGGGCGTGCCGCAGATCCCTGAACTGGCCCTGATCTTCTCGATGCTGGTGACCGTGCCACGCCTGCAGCGCGTGCCCACGCTCAAGGAGGTGATGCGCGACCTCCACATCGCCCAGCCGTCGGCGGGCCTGCTGAACTACCCGGTGCTCCAGGCCGCCGACATCCTCAGCGTCAAAGGCGAGATCGTGCCCGTGGGCAAGGACCAGGCCTCCCACCTGGAGCTGACCCGCGAGCTCGCGCGGCGCTTCAACGACACCTTTGCGCCCGTGTTCCCCGAGCCGGCCACCCTCATCGGCGAGGTGGGGACGCTGCCCGGTACCGACGGCAAGGCCAAGATGAGCAAGTCGCTGGGCAACGTCATCTACCTCTCCGACGACCCCGAGACCGTGACGCAGCGGGTGATGCGCATGTACACCGACCCCAAGCGCATTCACCCCACCGACCCGGGGACGGTGGAGGGCAACCCGGTCTTCATCTACCACGACGCCTTCAACGCGGACCGGGAGGAGGTCGAAGAGCTGAAGCGGCGCTACCGGGCCGGCAAGGTGGGGGACGTGGAGGTGAAACAGCGGCTGGCGCGGGCGCTGAACGCGTTCCTCGACCCCATTCGGGAGCGCCGGGCCCGCTACGCCGCCCGCCCCGGGCTGGTGGAGGAGATCGTCGTGGAGGGCACGCGGCGGGCCCGGGAGATCGCCGGCCAGACGCTGGCCGAGGCCAAGGAGGCCATGAAGATGGTCTACTTCCGGGCCGTGCGTCCGCGCGCATGA